From a region of the Aeoliella mucimassa genome:
- a CDS encoding PEP-CTERM sorting domain-containing protein (PEP-CTERM proteins occur, often in large numbers, in the proteomes of bacteria that also encode an exosortase, a predicted intramembrane cysteine proteinase. The presence of a PEP-CTERM domain at a protein's C-terminus predicts cleavage within the sorting domain, followed by covalent anchoring to some some component of the (usually Gram-negative) cell surface. Many PEP-CTERM proteins exhibit an unusual sequence composition that includes large numbers of potential glycosylation sites. Expression of one such protein has been shown restore the ability of a bacterium to form floc, a type of biofilm.) — protein MKTTFYLLLAIASLSIGISRSTVAGTIVLATQDAARDGDLIAHLQNTLGHTVTTAAYDSLDTIASDVDALNQADLVIVSRNTNSGNYASNPEEVAAWDSVQVPVILGNGWITRNSRWSYVDTGNMQEDYAFDISAPPGTTEVHPYFAGVPTHDDHLDGGPGSPPISGLSKYNPSADSDLPDGGSVMGDGIAIGVRNNVDFQNVFIASWQAGQMTGSGNVLGGDRVYFAMPQDFSAYRTSGVAILDNIVGSFVAPVPEPGSIVLLSLGCCALWAARARRP, from the coding sequence ATGAAAACCACCTTCTATCTGTTACTCGCCATTGCGAGCCTGTCGATCGGCATCAGCCGGTCGACAGTTGCTGGCACGATCGTGCTGGCGACACAAGACGCCGCCAGAGACGGCGACCTCATTGCCCACCTGCAGAATACTCTGGGGCATACGGTAACAACTGCGGCTTACGATTCACTGGATACTATCGCATCCGACGTCGACGCACTTAACCAGGCCGACCTGGTAATCGTAAGTCGCAATACTAACAGTGGGAACTATGCGAGCAACCCTGAAGAAGTGGCTGCCTGGGATTCCGTGCAAGTTCCGGTGATTTTGGGGAACGGCTGGATCACTCGAAACAGTCGTTGGAGCTATGTGGACACCGGCAACATGCAAGAGGACTATGCCTTTGATATTTCCGCTCCTCCCGGCACCACGGAGGTTCACCCCTACTTTGCGGGAGTTCCCACACACGACGATCACCTGGACGGTGGACCAGGATCGCCACCGATTTCGGGTTTGAGCAAGTACAATCCCTCGGCCGACTCCGATCTGCCTGATGGAGGATCCGTGATGGGCGATGGAATCGCGATTGGCGTGCGGAACAACGTTGATTTCCAGAACGTTTTCATCGCCTCCTGGCAAGCTGGTCAAATGACCGGAAGCGGAAACGTGCTCGGCGGCGATCGTGTCTACTTCGCAATGCCACAAGACTTCTCCGCCTACCGCACCTCAGGCGTGGCCATCTTGGACAACATCGTTGGTTCGTTCGTGGCCCCTGTGCCAGAGCCAGGCAGCATTGTTCTATTATCTCTAGGGTGCTGCGCCCTGTGGGCAGCACGGGCGCGGCGTCCCTAG
- a CDS encoding DUF4198 domain-containing protein: protein MAVRIAHFLFAFFLAVQLGCSDEGGRVPVSGRVLIDGQPLQHGRVQVVPEGSRPAYGELNEAGEYTLMTYDDNDGTMPGTHKAMITAVESIDGWHNKWHAPKKYSTFDGGVTVEIRPDGTASDIELSWDGGKPFVEDNRKN, encoded by the coding sequence ATGGCGGTGCGTATTGCCCATTTCCTGTTTGCTTTCTTTCTGGCGGTGCAACTTGGTTGCTCCGACGAAGGAGGACGCGTTCCAGTCTCGGGACGTGTATTGATCGATGGCCAACCCTTGCAACACGGCCGTGTGCAAGTGGTGCCAGAGGGCTCGCGTCCCGCTTATGGTGAACTCAATGAAGCAGGAGAGTACACCCTAATGACTTACGACGACAACGATGGCACGATGCCAGGTACCCACAAAGCGATGATTACCGCGGTGGAATCGATCGATGGGTGGCATAACAAATGGCATGCTCCGAAGAAGTACTCCACGTTCGATGGAGGAGTAACCGTTGAGATCCGTCCTGACGGTACTGCTTCGGACATCGAACTCTCTTGGGACGGTGGTAAACCCTTTGTGGAAGACAACCGCAAGAATTGA
- a CDS encoding PEP-CTERM sorting domain-containing protein (PEP-CTERM proteins occur, often in large numbers, in the proteomes of bacteria that also encode an exosortase, a predicted intramembrane cysteine proteinase. The presence of a PEP-CTERM domain at a protein's C-terminus predicts cleavage within the sorting domain, followed by covalent anchoring to some some component of the (usually Gram-negative) cell surface. Many PEP-CTERM proteins exhibit an unusual sequence composition that includes large numbers of potential glycosylation sites. Expression of one such protein has been shown restore the ability of a bacterium to form floc, a type of biofilm.), with translation MRPTPFALLTLAIFAISSFCQAANFVVVTSESARDQPLVDYLQNYLGHSVTVGAYAELDVTQSDVDALNAADMVIITRNTNSGNYATNATEVAAWDSLTVPVLLGNSYISRTSRWMWVDTDAIQVDYNGDISDPIGTTETHPLFSNLDVDMGDLISSPPISGIAKYDWTSSADIPDGTTLLGSGEIIGVRNNPTTPNIIIASYEAGSVTGSGNTLGGNRYFYALPEDLVNFRNSGLPILNNILSQEFPVLNGDVNLDGQVTLDDFNLIRDNFGNAATMRSVGDLNADGTVNFADFNQWKNAAGPALAAQASWSAVPEPGAMSLFLLGMIGMVARRWGSVKHKG, from the coding sequence ATGCGACCGACTCCCTTCGCATTACTAACCCTTGCTATCTTCGCGATATCTTCCTTTTGCCAGGCGGCTAATTTCGTCGTGGTGACATCGGAATCCGCTCGCGACCAACCGTTGGTCGACTACCTGCAAAACTACTTGGGACACTCTGTAACCGTCGGCGCCTACGCGGAACTCGATGTTACTCAGAGCGACGTCGATGCACTGAATGCTGCCGATATGGTGATCATCACGCGTAACACCAACAGTGGAAATTACGCAACGAATGCTACTGAAGTGGCTGCATGGGATAGTCTTACTGTTCCAGTACTACTTGGCAATTCCTATATCTCTCGAACAAGCCGCTGGATGTGGGTTGACACCGATGCGATCCAGGTCGACTACAATGGAGACATTTCAGACCCTATCGGCACGACAGAAACCCATCCTCTGTTCTCTAATCTCGACGTGGATATGGGGGACTTGATTTCTAGCCCCCCGATCTCGGGAATCGCAAAATACGACTGGACTTCGAGCGCCGATATCCCTGATGGCACGACATTGCTTGGATCAGGAGAAATCATTGGGGTGCGAAACAACCCAACGACTCCTAATATCATCATCGCAAGCTACGAAGCAGGTAGTGTAACTGGTAGCGGTAACACCCTCGGAGGCAATCGCTACTTCTATGCTCTTCCTGAAGACTTGGTGAATTTCCGGAATAGTGGTCTGCCTATCCTCAACAACATCCTGAGCCAAGAGTTCCCGGTGCTCAATGGCGATGTGAATCTTGATGGCCAGGTCACCCTCGATGACTTTAATTTGATTCGCGACAACTTCGGCAATGCCGCTACGATGCGTAGCGTTGGAGACTTGAATGCCGATGGCACCGTAAACTTTGCTGACTTCAATCAATGGAAAAATGCGGCCGGTCCGGCACTCGCAGCGCAAGCCTCATGGTCTGCTGTACCAGAGCCAGGTGCGATGTCGCTGTTCCTCTTGGGCATGATCGGCATGGTGGCTCGTCGCTGGGGAAGTGTCAAGCATAAGGGGTGA
- a CDS encoding transglutaminase-like domain-containing protein, with translation MRYSAICFICVLNLLLSVRIGFAEPIEEQLALAGENVGQLKKALSEVPEDQRRGMEFLIANMPERDLQALSSEFLLENVSLAYRAWREAPWHSQVDEALFLNNILPYASINERRDRWRADFYEKLRPLVKDAKSPGEAAAILNNEIFKMFNVRYSTKRAKADQSPLETMESGLASCTGLSVLLIDACRAVGVPARFVGTPLWSDGSGNHSWVEVWDDGWHFTGAAEPAEMELDKGWFVDRAGRAVRDTPRYAIYATSFKRTPLNFPCIWNRRIDYVHALNVTDRYTAGKSELPDGHAYARFQVKGTSGDRVACKIQLRDAEGKVCFEGTTRDERFDGNDHLTAVLAKGEEFTATVQHDGRELTQQVTIGEDEQLFTLDLGASDAE, from the coding sequence ATGCGATATTCCGCCATTTGCTTCATTTGCGTCTTGAACTTGCTGCTGTCTGTAAGAATCGGGTTCGCCGAACCGATTGAAGAGCAGCTTGCCCTGGCAGGCGAGAATGTTGGGCAGCTGAAGAAGGCCCTCAGCGAAGTACCCGAGGACCAACGGCGTGGTATGGAGTTTTTGATTGCCAACATGCCCGAACGCGACTTGCAGGCGTTATCTTCAGAGTTCCTGTTGGAGAACGTCTCGCTAGCCTATCGCGCTTGGCGCGAGGCCCCTTGGCATTCGCAAGTCGACGAAGCGTTGTTTCTGAATAACATCTTGCCTTACGCCAGCATCAACGAACGCCGCGATCGTTGGCGGGCGGATTTCTACGAGAAGCTTCGGCCTCTGGTGAAAGACGCAAAATCGCCCGGCGAGGCGGCGGCCATTCTCAACAACGAGATCTTTAAGATGTTTAACGTTCGGTATTCCACGAAGCGAGCGAAGGCCGACCAGAGCCCGCTGGAAACGATGGAATCGGGCCTAGCCTCCTGCACCGGATTAAGTGTGCTGCTAATCGACGCCTGTCGAGCGGTAGGAGTACCAGCTCGTTTTGTGGGAACGCCCTTGTGGAGCGACGGTAGCGGTAACCACTCGTGGGTAGAAGTGTGGGACGACGGGTGGCATTTTACCGGGGCCGCCGAACCTGCGGAGATGGAGCTTGATAAAGGTTGGTTCGTTGATCGAGCCGGTCGTGCGGTACGGGACACTCCGAGGTATGCCATCTACGCGACGAGCTTCAAGCGAACTCCGCTGAACTTTCCTTGCATATGGAACCGCCGTATTGACTACGTTCACGCCTTAAATGTCACCGACCGTTACACCGCTGGTAAATCTGAATTGCCGGATGGCCACGCCTACGCACGGTTTCAAGTCAAAGGGACAAGCGGTGACCGTGTCGCCTGCAAGATCCAACTGCGTGATGCGGAAGGAAAAGTCTGTTTCGAAGGCACAACGCGCGACGAACGATTCGATGGCAACGATCACCTCACTGCGGTGCTCGCAAAGGGAGAAGAGTTCACGGCCACCGTGCAGCATGATGGCCGCGAACTGACTCAGCAGGTGACGATTGGCGAGGACGAGCAACTGTTTACGCTTGACCTTGGGGCAAGCGACGCCGAGTAG